From a single Larimichthys crocea isolate SSNF chromosome XIII, L_crocea_2.0, whole genome shotgun sequence genomic region:
- the LOC113747418 gene encoding uncharacterized protein LOC113747418: protein MAENEERDVRAKKRRLQKYRKEWEREYSWVECVRGNDFKANCTVCRRVFTIGHGGVCDLKQHASGESHKRNERARRTQADQVLSKFLVRQASPEADLVTAAEVAHVYHTVKHSISYNSSDCALKLCQRTLNDSNIVKKMSCGRTKAEALVTDVLAPKAVEEVIKKLKMPQNPLPFSIQTDASNKGNRKMFPLAVQFFRADTGITHKLVDFVESADESANGILSTIQRSLENLGLSLDNVSAFSADNTNVNYGIHNSVYSKLKQCNANILRGNCHAHIVHNTVKHALDKLSIDIENIVLKVYSFFSISAKRRESLKDFCEFCDVEFHDILRHVVTRWLSLNPAVTRLLQNWIPLKSYLVSIGGDCPRHLRTLLRLAEDADEVKEDDPDIVEVYLLFCNNILSVFEAVVKKLESNDTTSVELYAIMLSFLRQLAKRRDDEFYGYLTRQKLQQLSPSDADVAREEFTAFLNTAISYIEKWFDFSQDNWLFHIQPLSLSSGSISYDDMVKVSERLHLIGRINMDALYDECVTANSVLEHLTKHEDWVSKGTAERWMAVLQQVEIPNILAVVSFVLSIPSSTGYVERVFSLMKNKWSDVRNRCSVELMKSELMITLNYELSCTDFYTAVVKDKQLLATARDQRKYKWKK from the exons ATGGCAGAAAACGAAGAACGAGATGTGCGGGCGAAGAAACGAAGattacaaaaatatagaaaagaaTGGGAAAGGGAATATTCATGGGTAGAGTGTGTACGAGGTAATGATTTTAAGGCAAACTGCACAGTGTGCCGCCGTGTGTTCACCATTGGACACGGCGGAGTTTGTGACCTTAAGCAGCACGCATCCGGCGAAAGTCATAAGAGGAACGAGAGAGCGCGGAGGACTCAGGCAGATCAAGTCCTTTCAAAGTTTCTGGTGCGTCAGGCATCACCAGAAGCAGATTTG GTGACTGCTGCTGAGGTAGCACATGTCTATCATACAGTGAAGCACAGTATAAGTTACAACAGCTCTGACTGTGCACTTAAGCTCTGTCAACGAACACTGAATGATTCCAACATCGTCAAGAAGATGTCTTGTGGGAGGACAAAAGCTGAGGCGCTGGTCACTGATGTCCTTGCTCCAAAGGCAGTAGAGGAGGTGATCAAGAAACTAAAAATGCCTCAGAATCCTCTGCCATTCTCTATACAAACTGATGCCTCTAATAAAGGCAATCGCAAGATGTTCCCCTTGGCTGTGCAATTTTTCAGGGCAGACACTGGGATCACCCACAAATTGGTTGACTTTGTTGAAAGTGCCGATGAATCTGCTAATGGAATACTGTCCACAATTCAACGTTCACTTGAAAATCTAGGTCTTTCATTAGACAATGTCTCTGCATTTAGTGCAGACAATACAAATGTCAATTATGGCATCCACAATTCCGTATATTCCAAACTGAAACAGTGCAATGCTAACATTTTACGAGGCAATTGCCATGCACACATTGTGCACAACACAGTAAAGCATGCCTTGGATAAGCTCTCCATTGACATAGAAAACATTGTCCTTAAAGTGTATAGCTTTTTTTCCATATCGGCAAAGAGGAGAGAGTCACTGAAGGACTTTTGTGAATTCTGTGATGTTGAGTTTCATGATATCTTGCGACATGTGGTGACTAGATGGCTGTCTCTCAACCCTGCAGTCACCCGTCTTCTCCAGAACTGGATTCCTCTCAAGTCCTATCTCGTCAGTATTGGTGGAGATTGTCCAAGACACCTCAGAACACTACTGAGATTAGCAGAAGATGCTGATGAAGTTAAAGAGGATGACCCTGACATCGTGGAGGTGTATCTCCTCTTCTGCAACAacatcctctctgtctttgaggCGGTGGTTAAAAAGCTGGAGAGTAATGATACCACATCAGTTGAGCTCTATGCCATCATGTTGTCCTTTCTCAGACAGCTGGCTAAGAGAAGAGATGATGAATTCTATGGCTACCTGACAAgacaaaagctgcagcagctctcaccATCTGATGCAGATGTGGCCAGAGAGGAGTTCACAGCCTTCCTCAACACAGCCATATCCTACATAGAGAAGTGGTTTGATTTTTCACAGGATAACTGGCTCTTTCACATTCAgcccctctctctgtcatctgGCAGCATCTCCTATGATGACATGGTTAAGGTCTCTGAACGGCTTCACCTGATTGGCAGGATCAACATGGATGCACTCTATGATGAGTGTGTTACTGCCAACTCTGTTCTTGAGCATCTCACAAAGCATGAGGACTGGGTGTCCAAGGGAACAGCTGAGCGATGGATGGCAGTTCTCCAGCAAGTGGAAATTCCAAACATCCTGGCAGTTGTGTCCTTTGTACTAAGCATCCCATCTTCAACTGGCTATGTGGAAAGGGTCTTCTCCTTAATGAAGAATAAATGGTCTGACGTGCGTAACAGATGTTCAGTTGAACTAATGAAGAGTGAGCTGATGATCACTCTGAATTATGAATTGTCTTGCACAGATTTTTACACTGCAGTGGTGAAGGATAAACAACTACTTGCTACAGCAAGAGATCAAAGAAAGTACAAGTGGAAAAAATAG